The Candidatus Rokuibacteriota bacterium genome has a segment encoding these proteins:
- a CDS encoding NADPH-dependent F420 reductase — translation MASDPFADHARREFMRIAGSGLAGLAVTARARVARAQTAGSPLKIGMVGAGREGGALGALFVKAGHPVMFSSRHPEQLKGLVAGLGPLAQAGTVEQAIAFGDVVVIAIPYTAMEQIGKAHAGALAKKVLVIDVSNPIARRDGEELVKWVGEQGGAGLVTARLLPGARIVRAFNAIGSRRLAELAHRPGDPVGVPIAGDDPKAIAVAQSLIREIGFEPVLVGGLAMGKHLVPGTPLGGEHTPAEIRRIAGGLR, via the coding sequence ATGGCAAGCGACCCCTTCGCTGATCACGCGCGCCGGGAGTTCATGCGCATTGCAGGGAGCGGCCTGGCCGGGCTCGCGGTCACGGCTCGGGCGCGCGTCGCCCGGGCGCAGACGGCTGGCTCGCCGTTGAAGATCGGCATGGTCGGTGCCGGACGTGAGGGCGGCGCGCTCGGCGCGCTGTTCGTCAAGGCCGGCCACCCCGTGATGTTCTCCTCGCGCCATCCCGAGCAGCTGAAGGGCCTCGTCGCCGGCCTCGGGCCGCTCGCGCAGGCCGGCACGGTCGAGCAAGCGATCGCGTTCGGCGATGTCGTGGTGATCGCCATCCCCTACACCGCGATGGAGCAGATCGGCAAGGCCCATGCAGGCGCCCTCGCCAAGAAGGTGCTGGTGATCGATGTGAGCAATCCGATCGCGCGGCGCGACGGCGAGGAGCTCGTCAAGTGGGTCGGCGAGCAGGGGGGAGCCGGGCTGGTGACCGCCAGACTGCTGCCGGGCGCGCGCATCGTCCGCGCGTTCAATGCGATCGGCTCTCGAAGGCTGGCCGAGCTCGCACATCGCCCGGGCGACCCGGTCGGGGTGCCGATCGCGGGCGACGATCCGAAGGCGATCGCGGTCGCCCAGAGCCTCATTCGTGAGATCGGGTTCGAGCCCGTTCTCGTCGGCGGGCTGGCCATGGGCAAGCATCTGGTGCCGGGGACGCCGCTCGGAGGCGAGCACACGCCGGCTGAGATTCGGCGGATCGCTGGCGGCCTGCGCTGA